A window from Acropora palmata chromosome 14, jaAcrPala1.3, whole genome shotgun sequence encodes these proteins:
- the LOC141865709 gene encoding histone-arginine methyltransferase CARMER-like isoform X2, with amino-acid sequence MDQQMSARTGANSQSFRNCRLQIVKGDHALSTQDAGDCVVDVFEDSKNSLDIRIRSGNQYLPSFKVTKDTDHCQLGRLRYVIDLPQQNSSVLLNFTHREDVIDFKDLLNTATGRLKKHSVFNERTEKASAIQYFQFYGYLSQQQNMMQDFIRTSTYQRAMLQNHTDFQDKVVIDVGAGSGILSFFAVQAGAKKVYAIEASSMASHAEALVEHNKLSDKVIVIPGKVEEVEIPELVDVIISEPMGYMLYNERMLESYLHAKKWLKPNGKMFPTTGDLHVAPFFDDALYMEHFSKANFWYQNSFYGVDLSNLRESALEEYFRQPIVDTFDVRILMAKPVTHSVNFLSAAEDDLHRIEIPLHYTVHTAGSVHGLAFWFDVLFQGSNVPVWLSTAPQEPLTHWYQVRCLLPTPIFVKVGQALSGKVLLISNRRQSYDVEIELMVDGTGIKSKNTLDLKNPYFRYTGTQTPIPAGTNTVSPTELYWNMATSSTSAVNENGTLDGSCGNMMTNGLVVNDPATYAGGASPYALGGISSGMPIVSAVPNASTLEGSSSHYVSNRYVVGNQAAIIQGYSGTNCGEYSNSKGAYHSMVYSR; translated from the exons ATGGACCAACAAATGAGTGCAAGAACAGGCGCAAATTCGCAGTCGTTTCGAAACTGTAGGCTGCAGATTGTAAAAGGGGACCACGCGCTTTCCACGCAAGACGCCGGAGATTGCGTGGTTGATGTTTTCGAGGACAGCAAGAACTCGCTTGATATTCGCATTCGTAGCG GCAACCAATatttgccaagtttcaaagtgACGAAGGACACTGATCATTGTCAGTTGGGACGACTTCGCTATGTCATTGACTTACCTCAACAGAACTCAAGTGTTCTTCTAAACTTCACACACAGGGAAG ATGTGATTGATTTCAAGGATCTCTTGAACACTGCAACTGGCAGGTTAAAGAAACATTCAGTTTTCAATGAGAGGACCGAAAAAGCTTCAGCCATTCAATATTTTCag ttTTATGGATATTTATCACAGCAACAGAACATGATGCAG GATTTCATCAGAACTTCGACATATCAAAGAGCAATGCTTCAGAATCACACAGATTTCCAGGACAAG GTCGTGATCGATGTTGGTGCCGGATCGG GCATTTTGTCGTTTTTTGCTGTCCAAGCCGGTGCTAAAAAAGTGTATGCTATAGAAGCCAGCTCGATGGCATCTCATGCGGAG GCTTTGGTTGAGCACAATAAATTATCTGACAAAGTCATTGTAATTCCAGGAAAAGTTGAAGAG GTGGAAATTCCAGAGCTAGTAGATGTTATTATCTCTGAGCCCATGGGTTACATGCTTTACAATGAACGGATGCTTGAAAGTTATCtccatgcaaaaaaatggCTGAAACCAAATG GCAAAATGTTCCCTACTACCGGAGATCTCCATGTGGCCCCATTTTTTGATGATGCTCTCTATATGGAACATTTCTCAAAAGCTAATTTCTG GtatcaaaattcattttatgGAGTTGATTTGTCAAATCTAAGAGAATCAGCTCTTGAGGAATACTTCAGACAGCCAATAGTT gATACATTTGATGTACGCATTCTGATGGCAAAACCTGTTACACATTCTGTGAACTTTCTTTCAGCAGCTGAAGATGATTTACATAG aATAGAAATTCCTCTGCACTATACAGTGCACACTGCTGGATCTGTTCATGGCCTTGCTTTCTGGTTTGATGTGTTGTTTCAAGGGAGCAA TGTGCCTGTGTGGCTGTCCACTGCACCTCAAGAACCACTCACACATTGGTATCAG GTTCGGTGCCTACTTCCAACTCCAATATTTGTTAAGGTTGGACAAGCTTTATCTGGGAAGGTGCTTCTTATATCAAACAGAAG ACAAAGTTATGATGTTGAGATAGAGTTGATGGTCGATGGAACAGGAATCAAATCCAAAAATACACTGGATCTCAAAAATCCGTATTTTCGCTATACTGGAACACAAACACCAATACCCGCTGGTACCAACACAGTATCACCAACAGAACTTTACTGGAATATGGCCACGTCATCTACATCTGCTGTGAATGAAAATGGAACTCTTGATGGATCATGTGGcaatatgatgacaaatggtCTAGTTGTTAATGATCCTGCCACTTACGCTGGAG GGGCTTCACCGTATGCCCTTGGGGGCATCTCAAGTGGGATGCCCATCGTCAGTGCTGTCCCTAATGCCTCAACCCTAGAGGGAAGCTCCAGTCATTATGTCAGCAACCGCTATGTGGTGGGCAACCAAGCAGCTATTATCCAAGGCTACAGTGGCACCAACTGTGGGGAGTATTCCAACAGTAAAGGAGCCTATCACTCCATGGTGTACTCAAGATGA
- the LOC141865710 gene encoding phosphatidylinositol-glycan biosynthesis class W protein-like produces MADISSASYKELQERFVSNLNGTSVLEVGIVASTAPVAAILRSFVFNALFSKRGIHPTKRMFSCMAFAVDVVTLIGPVLLGSTLLSDHAAILISTCLSISLATLLLCSLNKCEKQEQKQSKSILACDMSGKRPFIGAFRAYVLIATSIVILAVDFVILPRRFAKTETFGSGIMDVGVGAFVISHSIVSPEARGLSPNDAGFILSVVKAFKSSLPLLVLGIARFLSVKGTDYQQHVSEYGIHWNFFFTLFVVKVSSAGLLKLIPGDKWYGVSGLLLASFYQYGLSCTSLESFVLHGRDGNNSREAFVDANREGLCSCAGYLGLYLIGVQLGKFLFQKRSTVGQWVKVLFVLITIDVIFYLILQLSQQLVSPISRRLANLSYVLWQVAYNIQILSSFLFGDIVVSVANNTFLFDGAVLGGCQVCYPEKTQDEQSIAPAQQENNRPCACLLAAINRNQLFHFLFANLMTGAVNVSVQTILCSSRQGFLIVCIYLVMLSLVISLLHLKKITLKLK; encoded by the exons atggcggacataTCAAGTGCTTCATACAAAGAGCTTCAAGAGCGATTTGTGAGCAATTTGAACGGAACAAGTGTTCTTGAAGTGGGAATAGTTGCAAGTACTGCTCCAGTAGCCGCTATATTGAGGTCTTTTGTGTTCAACGCGCTGTTTTCGAAGAGAGGGATTCACCCCACAAAACGGATGTTTTCTTG CATGGCTTTTGCTGTGGATGTCGTCACCCTAATAGGACCTGTTCTTCTGGGAAGTACATTACTTTCAGATCATGCAGCTATATTaatttcaacttgtttgtcGATTTCTTTGGCGACGCTACTTTTATGTTCTCTGAATAAATGCGAAAAGCAGGAACAAAAACAATCCAAAAGTATTCTTGCTTGTGACATGTCTGGCAAAAGACCTTTCATTGGAGCATTTAGAGCATATGTATTAATAGCTACATCAATTGTTATACTTGCTGTTGATTTTGTCATCCTTCCTCGACGATTTGCAAAAACTGAAACTTTTGGAAGTGGAATCATGGATGTTGGTGTTGGTGCATTTGTTATATCACATTCCATTGTATCACCTGAAGCAAGAGGTCTCTCACCAAATGATGCTGGTTTTATTCTATCAGTTGTCAAGGCTTTCAAATCTTCGTTGCCTTTGTTGGTACTTGGAATTGCAAGGTTTCTTTCAGTGAAAGGCACAGATTATCAACAACATGTCAGTGAATATGGAATTCACTGGaactttttctttactttatttgttGTGAAG GTGTCATCTGCAGGACTCCTTAAACTAATTCCTGGTGACAAATGGTATGGTGTATCAGGCCTGCTGTTGGCTTCTTTCTATCAGTATGGTCTCAGCTGCACCAGTTTGGAATCTTTTGTTCTTCATGGAAGAGATGGAAATAATTCACGTGAAGCATTTGTGGATGCAAACCGTGAAGGACTATGTTCATGTGCTGGTTATTTGGGATTGTACCTCATTGGTGTCCAGTTAGGAaagtttctctttcaaaaaag GAGCACAGTTGGCCAGTGGGTGAAAGTTCTCTTTGTCCTTATCACTATAGATGTTATCTTTTACCTCATTCTTCAATTATCTCAGCAGTTAGTCAGCCCCATTTCAAGGAGACTGGCCAATCTGTCATATGTTTTGTGGCAG GTTGCATACAACATCCAGATTCTCTCAAGTTTCTTGTTTGGTGATATTGTTGTATCTGTTGCAAACAACACATTTCTCTTTGATGGTGCAGTTCTGGGAGGATGTCAAGTTTGTTATCCAGAAAAGACCCAGGATGAACAAAGCATTGCACCTGCACAGCAAGAAAATAATAGACCTTGTGCATGCTTGTTAGCAGCTATAAATCGCAATCAgctttttcacttcttattTGCAAACTTGATGACAGGAGCTGTGAACGTTTCTGTCCAAACCATACTCTGTTCCTCGAGACAAGGATTTTTAATAGTCTGTATTTATTTAGTGATGTTAAGCCTCGTAATTTCTCTTTTGCATTTGAAGAagataacattaaaattgaaataa
- the LOC141865716 gene encoding required for excision 1-B domain-containing protein-like isoform X1, with translation MAKGPMNNKELIQRFFKLQEERVKVYQVFDSGFKEYLQTAPAYDFPKYRQLVYNVTQTFNNLSAEVIDIESKLRESGQHSISNLVRKIQLKEKEKLEMTAKLQIAEQHATGIDSSDPMITEEAAALKPSLRKLVEDIVELLDELKFEAEDILLLPDT, from the exons ATGGCGAAAGGCCCCATGAACAACAAGGAATTGATTCAAAGGTTCTTTAAATTACAGGAAGAAAGAGTGAAAGTATATCAAGTATTCGACAG TGGTTTCAAAGAATATCTTCAAACTGCACCGGCATATGATTTTCCAAAATACCGGCAATTAGTGTACAATGTAACCCAGACATTTAATAACTTATCAGCTGAAGTCATTGATATTGAATCCAAACTAAGGGAAAGTGGACAGCATAGCATCAGCAATCTGGTGAGAAAAATAcaactcaaagaaaaagaaaaattggaaatg ACAGCAAAATTACAGATAGCAGAACAACATGCTACAGGTATTGATTCTTCTGATCCCATGATCACTGAAGAGGCTGCTGCTCTTAAGCCAAG tttacgCAAACTGGTGGAAGATATTGTTGAACTTTTGGATGAGCTTAAGTTTGAAGCTGAAgacattcttcttcttccagaCACTTGA
- the LOC141865716 gene encoding required for excision 1-B domain-containing protein-like isoform X2: MAKGPMNNKELIQRFFKLQEERVKVYQVFDSGFKEYLQTAPAYDFPKYRQLVYNVTQTFNNLSAEVIDIESKLRESGQHSISNLVRKIQLKEKEKLEMTAKLQIAEQHATVYANWWKILLNFWMSLSLKLKTFFFFQTLEGFKFSVLS; the protein is encoded by the exons ATGGCGAAAGGCCCCATGAACAACAAGGAATTGATTCAAAGGTTCTTTAAATTACAGGAAGAAAGAGTGAAAGTATATCAAGTATTCGACAG TGGTTTCAAAGAATATCTTCAAACTGCACCGGCATATGATTTTCCAAAATACCGGCAATTAGTGTACAATGTAACCCAGACATTTAATAACTTATCAGCTGAAGTCATTGATATTGAATCCAAACTAAGGGAAAGTGGACAGCATAGCATCAGCAATCTGGTGAGAAAAATAcaactcaaagaaaaagaaaaattggaaatg ACAGCAAAATTACAGATAGCAGAACAACATGCTACAG tttacgCAAACTGGTGGAAGATATTGTTGAACTTTTGGATGAGCTTAAGTTTGAAGCTGAAgacattcttcttcttccagaCACTTGAGGGTTTCAAGTTCTCAGTGCTATCGTGA
- the LOC141865709 gene encoding histone-arginine methyltransferase CARMER-like isoform X1 — translation MDQQMSARTGANSQSFRNCRLQIVKGDHALSTQDAGDCVVDVFEDSKNSLDIRIRSGNQYLPSFKVTKDTDHCQLGRLRYVIDLPQQNSSVLLNFTHREDVIDFKDLLNTATGRLKKHSVFNERTEKASAIQYFQFYGYLSQQQNMMQDFIRTSTYQRAMLQNHTDFQDKVVIDVGAGSGILSFFAVQAGAKKVYAIEASSMASHAEALVEHNKLSDKVIVIPGKVEEVEIPELVDVIISEPMGYMLYNERMLESYLHAKKWLKPNGKMFPTTGDLHVAPFFDDALYMEHFSKANFWYQNSFYGVDLSNLRESALEEYFRQPIVDTFDVRILMAKPVTHSVNFLSAAEDDLHRIEIPLHYTVHTAGSVHGLAFWFDVLFQGSNVPVWLSTAPQEPLTHWYQVRCLLPTPIFVKVGQALSGKVLLISNRRQSYDVEIELMVDGTGIKSKNTLDLKNPYFRYTGTQTPIPAGTNTVSPTELYWNMATSSTSAVNENGTLDGSCGNMMTNGLVVNDPATYAGAGGILGASPYALGGISSGMPIVSAVPNASTLEGSSSHYVSNRYVVGNQAAIIQGYSGTNCGEYSNSKGAYHSMVYSR, via the exons ATGGACCAACAAATGAGTGCAAGAACAGGCGCAAATTCGCAGTCGTTTCGAAACTGTAGGCTGCAGATTGTAAAAGGGGACCACGCGCTTTCCACGCAAGACGCCGGAGATTGCGTGGTTGATGTTTTCGAGGACAGCAAGAACTCGCTTGATATTCGCATTCGTAGCG GCAACCAATatttgccaagtttcaaagtgACGAAGGACACTGATCATTGTCAGTTGGGACGACTTCGCTATGTCATTGACTTACCTCAACAGAACTCAAGTGTTCTTCTAAACTTCACACACAGGGAAG ATGTGATTGATTTCAAGGATCTCTTGAACACTGCAACTGGCAGGTTAAAGAAACATTCAGTTTTCAATGAGAGGACCGAAAAAGCTTCAGCCATTCAATATTTTCag ttTTATGGATATTTATCACAGCAACAGAACATGATGCAG GATTTCATCAGAACTTCGACATATCAAAGAGCAATGCTTCAGAATCACACAGATTTCCAGGACAAG GTCGTGATCGATGTTGGTGCCGGATCGG GCATTTTGTCGTTTTTTGCTGTCCAAGCCGGTGCTAAAAAAGTGTATGCTATAGAAGCCAGCTCGATGGCATCTCATGCGGAG GCTTTGGTTGAGCACAATAAATTATCTGACAAAGTCATTGTAATTCCAGGAAAAGTTGAAGAG GTGGAAATTCCAGAGCTAGTAGATGTTATTATCTCTGAGCCCATGGGTTACATGCTTTACAATGAACGGATGCTTGAAAGTTATCtccatgcaaaaaaatggCTGAAACCAAATG GCAAAATGTTCCCTACTACCGGAGATCTCCATGTGGCCCCATTTTTTGATGATGCTCTCTATATGGAACATTTCTCAAAAGCTAATTTCTG GtatcaaaattcattttatgGAGTTGATTTGTCAAATCTAAGAGAATCAGCTCTTGAGGAATACTTCAGACAGCCAATAGTT gATACATTTGATGTACGCATTCTGATGGCAAAACCTGTTACACATTCTGTGAACTTTCTTTCAGCAGCTGAAGATGATTTACATAG aATAGAAATTCCTCTGCACTATACAGTGCACACTGCTGGATCTGTTCATGGCCTTGCTTTCTGGTTTGATGTGTTGTTTCAAGGGAGCAA TGTGCCTGTGTGGCTGTCCACTGCACCTCAAGAACCACTCACACATTGGTATCAG GTTCGGTGCCTACTTCCAACTCCAATATTTGTTAAGGTTGGACAAGCTTTATCTGGGAAGGTGCTTCTTATATCAAACAGAAG ACAAAGTTATGATGTTGAGATAGAGTTGATGGTCGATGGAACAGGAATCAAATCCAAAAATACACTGGATCTCAAAAATCCGTATTTTCGCTATACTGGAACACAAACACCAATACCCGCTGGTACCAACACAGTATCACCAACAGAACTTTACTGGAATATGGCCACGTCATCTACATCTGCTGTGAATGAAAATGGAACTCTTGATGGATCATGTGGcaatatgatgacaaatggtCTAGTTGTTAATGATCCTGCCACTTACGCTGGAG ctGGGGGAATTCTAGGGGCTTCACCGTATGCCCTTGGGGGCATCTCAAGTGGGATGCCCATCGTCAGTGCTGTCCCTAATGCCTCAACCCTAGAGGGAAGCTCCAGTCATTATGTCAGCAACCGCTATGTGGTGGGCAACCAAGCAGCTATTATCCAAGGCTACAGTGGCACCAACTGTGGGGAGTATTCCAACAGTAAAGGAGCCTATCACTCCATGGTGTACTCAAGATGA
- the LOC141865715 gene encoding thioredoxin domain-containing protein 12-like, translating into MADRYSSLPVNSLFFLVFSSFVLSVSADGSLGRGFGEHIDWKKYPEGLKEAQSSHKPIMLVIHKTWCGACKALKPKFAESKGIEELSKNFVMINVEDDEEPQDTKFQIDGSYIPRIYILDSAGRVQEDIYNKNGNPSYKYYYGNERGIVSSMKEALEKMIDGVRIGDEL; encoded by the exons ATGGCGGATCGCTATTCCTCTTTGCCTGTTAATTCTCTATTTTTTCTCGTCTTTTCCTCTTTCGTTTTAAGTGTTTCCGCCGATGGATCGCTTGGAAGGG GGTTTGGAGAGCACATAGACTGGAAAAAGTACCCTGAAGGACTGAAAGAGGCACAATCCAG TCATAAGCCCATAATGTTGGTCATTCACAAGACATGGTGTGGAGCATGCAAAG CATTGAAGCCCAAATTTGCAGAATCAAAAGGAATTGAGGAGTTGAGCaagaactttgtgatgattaATGTCGAG GATGACGAAGAACCACAGGACACCAAGTTTCAGATAGATGGATCTTACATTCCTAGAATATATATTTTAG attctGCTGGTAGAGTGCAAGAGGACATCTataacaaaaatggcaatccATCTTATAAATACTACTATGGAAATGAAAGGGGGA TTGTATCAAGCATGAAAGAAGCCCTGGAAAAGATGATTGATGGTGTCAGAATTGGAGATGAACTTTGA